Proteins from one Salinispora arenicola genomic window:
- a CDS encoding phosphatidate cytidylyltransferase: MSPVDPYGGTGPHGWERPAPSPPWRDREPEPEARTNGFSVSADRPAETRGGTQAGSGAVARDAGAAVRRRDASGYDRGGASRNSRPVRPGDAADGSGRFPSNGLDAPDGDPEYPTAQQEPVRDSPPGSEHPTAQLEPVRDDGDPAGQPPPRGRRRPGRRRATRAAARQRSSGKAGRNLPAAIGVGVALGLLIVVPLFLYPPAFLVVIAAALAVGCWEMTRAVGRAGVHPPLVPLVAGSVLTAGLAWFAGPDALTLGLVVTVLGALLWRLGDGLAGFRRDAVGATLIAVYVPFLGGFAALMAALDDGPQRVLVTLVAVVLSDTGGYAAGANFGRHPMAPTISPKKSWEGLAGSLGAAAFGSALLIWLLLDVAPWWGALFGVAVSAAAVLGDLAESMIKRDLGVKDMSTLLPGHGGLMDRLDSVLFALPTAYLLLAIVVPAAG; encoded by the coding sequence ATGTCTCCCGTTGACCCCTATGGCGGCACCGGACCGCACGGTTGGGAACGACCGGCCCCCAGCCCACCGTGGCGTGATCGGGAACCGGAGCCGGAGGCGCGGACCAACGGGTTCTCCGTTTCCGCGGACCGACCTGCCGAAACCCGTGGCGGTACGCAGGCCGGTTCCGGTGCGGTGGCTCGCGACGCCGGGGCGGCGGTTCGGCGGCGAGACGCCTCCGGGTACGACCGCGGCGGCGCCAGCCGGAACAGTCGGCCGGTGAGGCCGGGCGATGCGGCGGATGGGTCCGGGCGGTTTCCGAGCAACGGTCTCGACGCTCCCGACGGTGACCCGGAATACCCCACCGCGCAGCAGGAACCGGTCCGGGACAGCCCTCCCGGGTCGGAGCACCCCACGGCCCAACTCGAGCCGGTCCGGGACGACGGCGATCCGGCCGGGCAGCCGCCACCGCGGGGGCGGCGTCGGCCGGGGCGGCGTCGGGCCACCCGTGCCGCGGCCCGGCAGCGGTCGTCGGGCAAGGCCGGCCGTAACCTGCCGGCGGCCATCGGGGTGGGAGTCGCCCTCGGCCTCCTCATCGTCGTGCCACTCTTCCTGTACCCGCCGGCCTTCCTGGTGGTCATCGCGGCTGCGCTGGCGGTCGGTTGTTGGGAGATGACCCGGGCGGTCGGCCGTGCCGGCGTCCACCCGCCGTTGGTCCCGCTGGTTGCCGGCAGCGTGCTGACGGCTGGGTTGGCCTGGTTCGCCGGGCCCGATGCCTTGACCCTCGGTCTGGTCGTCACGGTGCTCGGCGCTCTGCTGTGGCGGCTGGGCGACGGGCTGGCCGGGTTCCGGCGGGACGCTGTCGGAGCCACCCTGATCGCCGTCTACGTACCGTTCCTCGGAGGGTTCGCCGCACTGATGGCGGCGCTTGACGACGGACCGCAGCGGGTGCTGGTGACCCTGGTCGCGGTGGTGCTCTCGGACACCGGCGGGTACGCCGCCGGCGCCAACTTCGGCAGGCATCCGATGGCCCCGACGATCAGCCCGAAGAAGTCCTGGGAGGGTCTGGCTGGTTCGCTTGGTGCGGCGGCCTTCGGGAGTGCCCTGCTGATCTGGCTGCTCCTCGATGTGGCGCCTTGGTGGGGAGCGCTGTTCGGGGTGGCTGTCTCCGCCGCGGCCGTCCTCGGTGACCTGGCTGAATCCATGATCAAACGGGATCTCGGGGTGAAGGACATGAGTACCCTGCTGCCGGGGCACGGCGGTCTGATGGACCGACTCGACTCGGTTCTCTTCGCTCTTCCGACGGCGTACCTGCTGCTTGCGATCGTCGTTCCGGCGGCGGGCTGA
- the frr gene encoding ribosome recycling factor: MIDETLLEAEEKMERAIEHAKEEFGAIRTGRANAAMFSKIIIDYYGSPTPLPQMASIGVPEPRMVIIKPYDNSQTNAMEKAIRDSDLGVNPNNEGNQLRILLPQMTEERRREMIKVARHKGEEAKVAVRNIRRKAKEELDRLVKAGEVGEDEGRRAEKELDDLTQRFVGVVDELIKHKEAELLEV; this comes from the coding sequence GTGATCGACGAAACCCTCCTCGAGGCCGAGGAGAAGATGGAGCGTGCCATCGAGCACGCCAAGGAGGAGTTCGGGGCCATCCGGACGGGCCGCGCCAACGCCGCGATGTTCTCCAAGATCATCATTGACTACTATGGCAGCCCGACCCCGTTGCCGCAGATGGCGTCGATCGGGGTGCCGGAGCCCCGCATGGTCATCATCAAGCCGTATGACAACTCGCAGACCAACGCCATGGAAAAGGCGATCCGGGACTCCGACCTTGGGGTAAACCCCAACAACGAGGGTAACCAGCTACGCATCCTGCTCCCACAGATGACCGAGGAGCGCCGCCGCGAGATGATCAAGGTGGCCCGGCACAAGGGGGAGGAGGCCAAGGTGGCGGTCCGCAACATCCGTCGCAAGGCCAAGGAGGAGCTGGACCGGCTGGTCAAGGCTGGTGAGGTCGGCGAAGACGAGGGGCGCCGCGCCGAAAAGGAACTGGACGACCTGACCCAGCGCTTCGTCGGCGTCGTGGATGAGCTGATCAAGCACAAGGAAGCCGAACTGCTCGAGGTCTGA
- the pyrH gene encoding UMP kinase codes for MAEDPTAPPPGRARRVVLKLSGEVFGGGAIGVDPDVVQAIARQIAAVVRRGVQVSVVVGGGNFFRGAELQKRGMDRARADYMGMLGTVMNCLALQDFLEKEGIETRVQSAITMAQVAEPYIPLRAIRHLEKGRVVIFGAGAGMPYFSTDTVAAQRALEIRADVVLMSKNGVDGVYTADPRIDPTASKFDSITFSEVLSRNLRVADAAAFSLCMENGLPMLVFGAQGDDTITRAVGGDKIGTLITT; via the coding sequence ATGGCGGAGGATCCGACGGCGCCGCCTCCCGGCCGAGCCCGTCGGGTGGTTCTGAAGCTCTCCGGCGAGGTGTTCGGCGGGGGCGCGATCGGTGTCGACCCTGATGTTGTCCAGGCCATCGCCCGGCAGATCGCGGCGGTGGTCCGGCGTGGCGTGCAGGTCTCGGTGGTGGTGGGGGGAGGCAACTTCTTCCGGGGCGCCGAGTTGCAGAAGCGGGGCATGGACCGAGCCCGAGCCGACTACATGGGCATGCTCGGCACAGTGATGAACTGCCTCGCGCTTCAGGACTTCCTGGAGAAGGAGGGCATCGAGACCCGGGTGCAGAGCGCCATCACCATGGCTCAGGTCGCTGAGCCGTACATTCCGCTGCGTGCCATCCGGCACCTCGAGAAGGGGCGGGTGGTGATCTTCGGTGCCGGTGCGGGCATGCCGTACTTCTCCACCGACACCGTCGCCGCCCAGCGTGCTCTGGAGATCCGGGCCGATGTGGTGCTGATGAGTAAGAACGGGGTGGACGGGGTTTACACGGCGGATCCGCGTATCGACCCGACGGCCAGCAAGTTCGACTCGATCACCTTTTCCGAGGTGCTCAGTCGTAACCTGCGGGTTGCCGATGCCGCCGCCTTCAGCCTCTGCATGGAAAACGGCCTGCCGATGTTGGTCTTCGGCGCCCAGGGCGACGACACCATTACCCGGGCCGTGGGTGGCGACAAGATTGGCACCCTGATCACCACCTGA
- the tsf gene encoding translation elongation factor Ts, which produces MSNFTAADVKKLRDLTGAGMMDSKKALTEAEGDFDKAIEILRVKGAKDVGKRAGRTAANGLVAHSGKALLELNCETDFVAKTDSFVALAQQLVEHGERSGVNSAEELLASKIDGKGVAELVQEQSAKIGEKLVLNRFAKLDGTVAVYLHRKAQDLPPAVGVLVQYTGKTDEAGDADARGVAMQIAAMRPQYLSRDDVPAEVVESERRIAEQTAREENKPEAALPKIVEGRVNSFFKDFVLLEQASVTDNKKPVRQVLAEAGVEITRFVRFEVGQA; this is translated from the coding sequence ATGTCCAACTTCACCGCCGCGGACGTCAAGAAGCTCCGCGACCTCACCGGCGCCGGCATGATGGACAGCAAGAAGGCGCTGACCGAGGCCGAGGGCGACTTCGACAAGGCCATTGAGATCCTCCGCGTCAAGGGCGCCAAGGATGTCGGCAAGCGGGCTGGCCGGACCGCCGCCAACGGCTTGGTCGCGCATTCCGGCAAGGCCCTGCTGGAGCTCAACTGCGAGACGGACTTCGTCGCCAAGACCGACAGCTTCGTTGCGCTGGCTCAGCAGTTGGTCGAGCACGGCGAGCGCAGCGGCGTGAACAGCGCCGAGGAGCTGCTGGCCAGCAAGATCGACGGCAAGGGCGTCGCCGAACTGGTCCAGGAGCAGTCGGCCAAGATCGGCGAGAAGCTGGTGCTGAACCGGTTCGCGAAGCTGGACGGCACCGTCGCGGTCTACCTGCACCGCAAGGCGCAGGACCTGCCGCCGGCAGTCGGAGTGCTGGTGCAGTACACCGGCAAGACCGACGAGGCGGGTGACGCGGACGCGCGTGGTGTGGCGATGCAGATCGCCGCGATGCGTCCGCAGTACCTCAGCCGGGACGACGTGCCGGCGGAGGTCGTCGAGTCCGAGCGGCGTATCGCCGAGCAGACCGCCCGCGAGGAGAACAAGCCTGAGGCGGCACTCCCGAAGATCGTCGAAGGTCGGGTGAACTCCTTCTTCAAGGACTTCGTTCTACTGGAGCAGGCATCCGTCACCGACAACAAGAAGCCGGTGCGGCAGGTGCTGGCCGAGGCCGGCGTCGAGATCACCCGTTTCGTTCGGTTTGAGGTCGGCCAGGCCTGA
- the rpsB gene encoding 30S ribosomal protein S2, protein MAVVTMRQLLESGVHFGHQTRRWNPKMKRFIFTERNGIYIIDLRQTLDYIEKAYDFVRGTVAEGGSILFVGTKKQAQEAIAEQATRVGQPYVNHRWLGGMLTNFQTVYKRLQRMKELEALGDLSGTAAGYTKKETLQLSREKEKLSRTLGGLRDMQKLPAAIWVVDTKKEHIAVDEARKLGIPVIAVLDTNCDPDEVDYPIPGNDDAIRSAELLTKVVAAAVADGLIARSGRRRGTDEKPEAGVASDEPLAEWERELLEEPKKSDEPKSDEQPAAAAAE, encoded by the coding sequence ATGGCCGTCGTGACCATGCGTCAGCTGCTGGAGAGCGGTGTCCACTTCGGGCATCAGACCCGGCGCTGGAACCCGAAGATGAAGCGATTCATCTTCACCGAGCGCAACGGTATCTACATCATCGACCTGCGCCAGACCCTCGACTACATCGAGAAGGCGTACGACTTCGTGCGCGGGACGGTCGCCGAAGGGGGCAGCATCCTCTTCGTCGGCACCAAGAAGCAGGCGCAGGAGGCGATCGCCGAGCAGGCGACTCGGGTCGGTCAGCCGTACGTCAACCACCGCTGGCTCGGTGGCATGCTGACCAACTTCCAGACCGTGTACAAGCGCCTCCAGCGGATGAAGGAACTGGAGGCCCTCGGTGACCTGAGCGGCACCGCGGCCGGTTACACCAAGAAGGAGACGCTGCAGCTCTCCCGCGAGAAGGAGAAGCTGTCCCGTACCCTCGGGGGTCTGCGGGACATGCAGAAGCTCCCGGCCGCGATCTGGGTGGTCGACACGAAGAAGGAGCACATCGCCGTTGACGAGGCCCGCAAGCTGGGTATCCCGGTCATCGCGGTGCTCGACACGAACTGTGACCCGGACGAGGTCGACTACCCCATTCCGGGTAACGATGACGCGATCCGGTCGGCGGAGCTGCTGACCAAGGTCGTGGCCGCCGCGGTTGCGGACGGCCTGATCGCCCGCTCCGGCCGCCGTCGGGGTACTGACGAGAAGCCGGAGGCGGGGGTTGCCTCGGACGAGCCGCTGGCCGAGTGGGAGCGCGAGTTGCTCGAGGAGCCGAAGAAGAGCGACGAGCCGAAGAGCGACGAGCAGCCGGCGGCAGCCGCCGCGGAGTGA